One window from the genome of Hippocampus zosterae strain Florida chromosome 7, ASM2543408v3, whole genome shotgun sequence encodes:
- the cdca8 gene encoding borealin gives MAPRKRPTKQGKKSPKMVKLEAFLDDFDSEVKTRLGQLQERKNQMLRDLRNSYNVALIKLPANVRKMTWMEHFKVEKPKSPEVDDAKRQEEAAIVENVVAEDHTVLMKTVKKMSKKKASTKSSPNDENTTRTLRKGKTSRKPPTTSKRARALSVSQQNGPIRRSSRNPLVTPARTLVDSSLMGPTPLITPRFDPRLPKTPAVRVPRHKERVFSISVNGSPISAGSEEIVISVPVGNGESIQLLASQVDSVDLSLLGETASRSIRSLQNRLTSLCES, from the exons ATGGCTCCCAGGAAAAGACCTACTAAGCAAGGGAAAAAATCACCCAAGATGGTCAAACTCGAAGCATTTCTGGATGATTTCGACAGTGaag tAAAAACAAGACTTGGACAGCTGCAAGAGAGAAAGAATCAGATGTTGAGAGATCTTCGCAACAGCTATAATGTGGCACTCATTAAGCTCCCAGCCAATGTTCGCAAAATGACATGGATGGAACATTTCA AGGTTGAGAAACCCAAGTCCCCGGAAGTGGATGATGCTAAA AGGCAAGAGGAGGCAGCAATTGTGGAGAATGTTGTGGCAGAAGACCATACAGTTCTCATGAAAACAGTCAAGAAAA tgtCGAAGAAGAAGGCCTCAACCAAATCCAGTCCGAATGATGAAAACACAACTAGAACGTTGAGGAAG GGGAAAACTTCAAGGAAGCCCCCGACGACATCAAAGCGAGCCAGAGCTCTGTCAGTCAGCCAACAAAATGGACCAATCAGAAG ATCATCGAGGAATCCTCTGGTGACTCCTGCCAGGACCCTGGTGGACTCCTCTTTGATGGGCCCAACTCCCCTCATCACACCACGCTTTGACCCCAG GCTTCCCAAGACTCCAGCTGTGAGAGTTCCTCGCCACAAAGAGAGGGTCTTCAGCATTTCCGTCAACGGCTCCCCCATCTCAGCCGGCAGTGAAGAAATTGTCATCAGTGTCCCGGTTGGGAATGGAGAG AGTATTCAGCTGCTAGCCAGTCAGGTGGATTCAGTGGATCTGTCCCTGCTGGGTGAAACGGCCTCGAGGAGCATTCGCAGTTTGCAG AATCGCCTCACATCACTTTGTGAATCCTAG
- the cldn35 gene encoding claudin-4 produces the protein MVNTGMQLISFTCAVTGWIMAIAVTALPQWKVSAFIGSNILTSEIKWEGIWMNCIYQTTGHMQCKTYDSMLALPPDLQAARALMCLAIFMGWLSCTVSCCGMKCTTCAGDDRQAKASIALSGGILFILTGLCVLIPVSWTANTVIQDFYNPNVPVMHKRELGQAIYLGWAAAVILMIGGAVLSSTCPLAQRGGRYRRGYAGRSFANSPASAPNLPKTITSTGLPLKEYV, from the coding sequence ATGGTCAACACCGGCATGCAACTCATCAGCTTCACCTGCGCCGTGACCGGCTGGATCATGGCGATAGCCGTCACGGCCCTGCCTCAGTGGAAGGTGTCGGCCTTTATCGGCAGCAACATCCTGACGTCAGAAATCAAGTGGGAGGGCATCTGGATGAACTGCATCTACCAGACCACCGGTCACATGCAGTGCAAGACGTACGACTCCATGCTGGCCTTGCCTCCCGACCTCCAGGCCGCACGCGCCCTCATGTGTTTGGCCATTTTCATGGGCTGGCTCTCCTGCACCGTGTCCTGCTGCGGCATGAAGTGCACCACCTGCGCCGGAGATGACCGCCAAGCTAAGGCGAGCATCGCGCTCTCCGGTGGGATTCTTTTCATCCTGACGGGCCTGTGCGTTCTCATTCCAGTTTCCTGGACCGCTAACACGGTCATTCAGGATTTCTACAACCCCAACGTGCCCGTCATGCATAAACGCGAGCTCGGGCAGGCCATTTATTTAGGTTGGGCCGCCGCGGTTATTTTGATGATCGGCGGAGCTGTGCTAAGCAGCACGTGCCCCCTGGCGCAGCGGGGCGGCAGGTACCGCAGGGGCTACGCGGGTCGCAGCTTTGCTAATTCGCCCGCGTCTGCTCCCAACCTACCCAAAACCATCACGTCGACCGGTCTCCCGCTTAAAGAATACGTGTAG
- the c19h1orf109 gene encoding ribosome biogenesis protein C1orf109 homolog — translation MSKSAILTIHQALRRSFHSLENNQKLWKSVLAECIPLMASLENLAEQSQALSNVQISNTPLKDFPEVEELLRFKLSQAMDTVLCKLHENMASLQSLRDSLTNQVSTVVQLYEQNTDTLDLVTVTKHSGTVPSVVDMLEWLQDAERHYRQQFVRRKTQLHALSSGNLNILATATKKWKELDTPGAEDQISDTLCKVSFFVESS, via the exons ATGTCGAAATCTGCCATACTAACCATCCATCAAGCGTTGAGGAGAAGCTTCCATAGTCtggaaaacaaccaaaaattgTGGAAGAGCGTCTTAGCAGAGTGCATCCCTCTGATGGCATCTCTCGAGAACTTGGCAGAGCAGTCGCAGGCGCTTTCCAACGTCCAGATCTCCAACACGCCGCTCAAAGACTTTCCAGAAGTGGAGGAACTGCTGCGTTTCAAGCTCTCGCAAGCTATGGATACGGTCTTGTGCAAACTCCATGAAAATAT GGCTTCACTCCAGTCACTGAGAGACTCTCTGACGAACCAGGTCTCGACAGTCGTCCAGTTGTATGAACAAAACACAGACACTCTGGATCTGGTCACAGTAACCAAGCATTCAGGCACTGTCCCATCAGTCGTCGACATGCTGGAGTGGCTGCAGGACGCAGAGCGTCACTATCGACAACA ATTCGTGAGGAGGAAGACTCAGCtgcacgcactcagttcaggcAACCTCAACATTTTGGCAACGGCTACCAAGAAATGGAAAGAATTGGACACTCCCGGCGCAGAGGATcaaatttcag ATACACTTTGCAAAGTGTCCTTCTTCGTGGAGTCGAGCTAA